Proteins from one Panicum virgatum strain AP13 chromosome 7K, P.virgatum_v5, whole genome shotgun sequence genomic window:
- the LOC120640613 gene encoding kinesin-like protein KIN-12A: MRSLSLFSRQARHPTTPPPPSFSGGGGGGGGGGGGETTPRRRLPKENVDPSSYSSPAHHHGPDPFRSPSSALKPLSARNRPPRPPSSNPLKRKLDVSSAAAPPHDAAPAPDSGVQVVVRIRPPCRVDEEEAGEDGRGPEACVRKTAVNSVAIQGQDFTFDAVADAVSTQEDIFNLVGLPLVENCLSGFNSSIFAYGQTGSGKTYTMWGPLSALSEDSVSSERGLTPRVFEQLFSRIKEEQVKHADKELTYNCVCSFLEIYNEQITDLLDPTQKNLQIREDVRTACVYVESLTKQYVFTMKDVTQLLVKGLANRRTGATSANADSSRSHCVFTCVIKSESKNPEDGSSSTRSSRINLVDLAGSERQKLTHAAGDRLKESGNINRSLSQLGNLINILAEISQSGKQRHHVPYRDSKLTFLLQESLGGNAKLAMICAVSPSQSCKSETLSTLRFAQRAKAIKNNAVVNEEKVEDVNALREQIRRLKDELHRMKSNGGLEGNNGSFASGWNARRSLHLLKMSLGRPTTFQAIKEDSDEEMEIDENDVEKPYNHDNTAVSPIKGNGSKSLQASMDICAGTSHVEALDGDKNLISTKRSCCDANKFSGGTDVGDGKCKLNLAASIQRGLQVIESHQNNSAWRRASVGLNARIMDIQPCKVDVAIQTDPEESEARDNPLALIPSCLLEASANESRDPSASRDLQLVPADGAVPADDQKQQHFLKAVEKVLAGAIRREMARDEQCAKQAAEIQQLNRLVQQYKHERECNAVIAQTLEGKIARLESLMDGTLPTEEFMNEEYLSLLNEHKILQKKYENHPDVLRAEIEVKRLQEQLDMFRNSGDEKDVLQEEIQDLKNQLHYMLSSSSSIRKLWPPLPFSGPGTKDKDGDTDVGDAPDWTEAESKWITLTEELRVELEATKSLVGKLQSELESEKKCSEELKEAVQTAIQGAARHLEQYADLQENHFRLLALHRRMREGVEDVKARAEKAGIKGSELRFINALAAEISVLKAQNEGLQGQLRDTAEAVQAAGELLVRLKDAEEAEALAKKRALVAEQETEKAYQEIDNLKKNYDQEILALNQRLTESSQSQCKDVAVQPEEPFQAPRYDTAGSPRGQQWKEEFNTLQQGGSFEVSKSTDLNSWFSGYDKCNI, from the exons ATGCGGTCCCTCTCCCTCTTCTCGCGGCAAGCGCGCCACcccaccaccccgccgccgccctccttctccggcggcgggggcgggggcgggggcgggggcggaggcgagaccacgccgcggcgccgcctccccaAGGAGAACGTCGACCCTTCCTCCTACTCCTCCCCGGCGCACCACCACGGCCCGGACCCGTTCCGCTCCCCGTCCTCCGCCCTCAAGCCGCTCTCCGCCCGCAACCGCCCCCCGCGCCCGCCGTCCTCGAACCCGCTCAAGAGGAAGCTCGACGTCTCCTCCGCGGCGGCCCCGCCGCAcgacgccgcgcccgcgccggatTCCGGCGTCCAG GTGGTGGTGAGGATACGGCCGCCGTGCCGggtcgacgaggaggaggcgggagaGGATGGGCGGGGCCCGGAGGCCTGCGTGCGCAAGACGGCGGTCAACTCGGTCGCGATCCAGGGGCAGGACTTCACGTTCGATGCCGTCGCTGACGCGGTCTCCACGCAG GAGGATATATTTAACCTTGTTGGGCTGCCACTTGTTGAGAATTGCTTATCGGGTTTCAACAGCTCAATATTTGCCTACGGACAG ACTGGCAGCGGAAAAACCTACACTATGTGGGGGCCTCTGTCTGCGCTTTCAGAAGATTCAGTGAGCAGTGAGAGGGGGCTGACCCCCCGTGTATTTGAGCAGTTATTCTCCCGCATTAAAGAA GAACAAGTTAAACATGCAGATAAAGAGCTAACTTACAATTGTGTCTGCTCCTTTCTTGAG ATCTACAATGAACAGATAACTGATTTGCTAGATCCCACGCAGAAGAATCTTCAG ATTAGAGAGGATGTCAGAACTGCCTGTGTTTATGTTGAATCATTGACAAAGCAATATGTTTTCACTATGAAGGACGTAACTCAGTTGTTGGTGAAG GGCCTGGCAAATCGAAGGACAGGGGCAACAAGTGCAAATGCCGATAGCTCGCGCTCGCATTGTGTTTTCACGTGTGTCATTAAGTCCGAATCTAAG AATCCAGAGGATGGCTCAAGCAGCACAAGATCAAGCAGGATAAACTTGGTAGATCTTGCTGGATCAGAGCGGCAAAAACTAACGCACGCAGCTGGTGATCGACTAAAAGAATCTGGAAATATAAATCGTTCACTTTCACAGCTCGG AAACTTGATTAATATACTAGCAGAAATATCACAATCTGGAAAACAAAGGCACCATGTTCCATATCGTGACTCCAAGCTCACATTTCTATTACAAGAATCCCTAGGAGGTAATGCAAAACTTGCAATGATTTGCGCTGTTTCACCATCCCAAAG CTGTAAGAGTGAAACTTTAAGTACACTCAGATTTGCTCAACGTGCAAAAGCTATAAAAAACAATGCTGTAGTTAATGAAGAAAAAGTTGAGGATGTAAATGCGCTGCGTGAGCAAATCAGGCGGCTGAAG GACGAACTTCACCGTATGAAGTCTAATGGAGGCTTAGAAGGAAACAATGGCAGCTTTGCTTCTGGATGGAATGCAAGGCGCAGTTTGCATCTGCTGAAAATGAGCTTGGGTCGTCCTACAACATTCCAAGCTATCAAAGAAGATAGTGATGAGGAAATGGAAATTGATGAGAATGATGTTGAGAAGCCCTACAATCATGATAATACGGCAGTATCTCCTATTAAAGGTAATGGGTCTAAAAGTCTACAAGCTTCGATGGATATATGTGCTGGCACTTCACATGTTGAAGCTCTTGATGGGGATAAGAATTTGATATCAACAAAAAGGTCCTGCTGTGATGCTAATAAATTTAGCGGTGGCACTGATGTTGGAGATGGAAAGTGCAAGTTAAACCTTGCTGCCAGTATACAGAGGGGACTTCAAGTCATTGAAAGTCACCAAAACAATAGTGCATGGAGGAGAGCATCGGTTGGGTTAAATGCTAGAATCATGGATATTCAGCCTTGCAAGGTTGATGTTGCAATTCAGACAGATCCTGAAGAATCTGAAGCCAGAGATAACCCTCTAGCTCTGATTCCTAGTTGTCTACTTGAAGCTTCTGCAAATGAGAGTAGGGATCCCAGTGCTTCTAGGGACCTACAATTAGTACCAGCTGATGGAGCAGTACCAGCTGATGACCAAAAGCAGCAACACTTTCTGAAA GCTGTGGAAAAGGTTTTGGCTGGAGCTATCAGGAGAGAGATGGCGCGCGATGAACAGTGTGCTaagcaagctgcagaaattCAACAGCTCAATCGTCTG GTGCAACAATATAAGCATGAACGTGAATGTAATGCTGTAATTGCTCAAACACTGGAAGGAAAAATTGCTAGGCTTGAGAGTCTCATGGATGGAACTTTACCAACCGAAGAATTCATGAATGAAGAGTATTTATCACTTTTGAATGAGCATAAG ATCCTCCAAAAGAAATATGAAAACCATCCGGATGTTTTGCGTGCTGAAATAGAGGTAAAGAGACTCCAGGAGCAATTGGACATGTTCAGAAACTCTGGGGATGAGAAAGATGTTCTACAGGAGGAGATACAGGATCTGAAAAATCAGTTGCATTATATgctttcatcatcatcatcaattcgTAAACTCTGGCCTCCACTGCCATTTTCTGGGCCTGGCACAAAAGACAAGGATGGAGATACTGATGTTGGGGACGCTCCAGATTGGACTGAAGCTGAGAGTAAATGGATTACACTCACAGAAGAGCTTAGGGTTGAACTTGAAGCAACTAAGTCCCTTGTTGGAAAGTTGCAGTCAGAATTGGAATCTGAAAAGAAATGCTCAGAGGAACTGAAGGAGGCAGTACAAACAGCAATTCAGGGAGCTGCGAGACACCTGGAACAGTATGCTGATCTCCAAGAGAACCATTTCCGTTTGCTTGCGCTGCATAGGAGGATGCGTGAAGGTGTTGAGGATGTGAAGGCGAGAGCAGAAAAAGCTGGTATCAAAGGTTCCGAATTGCGGTTCATCAACGCCCTTGCAGCTGAAATATCAGTTCTAAAAGCACAAAATGAAGGCCTTCAGGGCCAGCTAAGGGATACTGCCGAAGCTGTTCAAGCAGCTGGTGAATTACTTGTACGATTGAAGGACGCAGAGGAAGCTGAAGCACTAGCCAAG AAGCGGGCATTGGTGGCAGAGCAGGAGACGGAGAAAGCTTATCAAGAGATTGACAACTTGAAAAAGAACTACGATCAGGAAATCCTGGCTCTAAACCAGCGTCTCACAGAGTCTTCTCAGTCTCAGTGCAAGGATGTCGCTGTACAGCCAGAAGAGCCCTTTCAGGCTCCTAGGTATGACACTGCTGGTAGCCCGAGGGGCCAGCAATGGAAGGAGGAATTCAACACCTTGCAACAAGGCGGATCATTTGAGGTCTCCAAGAGCACGGACCTGAACTCGTGGTTCTCCGGATACGACAAGTGTAACATCTGA